A stretch of Henckelia pumila isolate YLH828 chromosome 4, ASM3356847v2, whole genome shotgun sequence DNA encodes these proteins:
- the LOC140863033 gene encoding lysine-specific demethylase ELF6, whose amino-acid sequence MKNVEIPKWLEGLPLAPEFRPTDTEFADPIAYISKIEKEASAFGICKVIPPFPKPSRKYVLHNLNKSLSKSPELGPDENLVASSKIDIPEDESRDSSVDGGECRAVFTTRQQELGCDKGKRVKAMVGDQLPTYQKQVWQSGEVYTLEQFEAKSKHFAKSQLGSVKEVNPLVVEAMFWKTASEKPIYVEYANDVPGSGFAEPEGLLHYFHRGRRRRRKRNSFDRNNLGSSDSNNNELGMSKNINSGKDSGSNNTPNVCKETTNSLQPVQPHQTAAFSVNKDLDSSSEMQGTAGWKLSNSPWNLQVIARSPGSLTRFMPDDIPGVTSPMVYVGMLFSWFAWHVEDHDLHSLNFLHMGSPKTWYAVPGDYAFNFEEVIRLHAYGGNIDRLTALSLLGEKTTILSPEVIVASGIPCCRLVQNPGEFVVTFPRAYHIGYSHGFNCGEAANFGTPKWLTVAKEAAVRRAAMNYLPMLSHQQLLYLLTMSFISRIPRALLPGARSSRLRDRHREERELLVKKAFVADILAENNLLTLLLQRNSSYHAVLWDAELLPSSSKESQFCRDVNDRTSASTEKHFPVNEDNLDFVTQLSNCINAVGFDLNDGDLAYDFQIDSGALPCVACGILGFPFMAVIQPSKEACKKLLLEGMLVTPGVEVLKSLECAFLSDHGQMDKECTEGTTDKANSNHMNVSHVNEAVSMAESSQFICSYMEQSLGPERSSALESEAVSTVEITERWNVSNAFSKPRLFCLEHAMEIEELLCSEGGANVLVICHSDFEKIKAHAAVIAEEITSPFQCNEVPLGTASEEDLNLIAAAIDSEEHVDRAGDWTFQLNINLRNCVKVKKSSSSKKVQHLLTLGGLSCDVTPMSIKPCLNWPSRKIRSRRQVKHILPRKLSSCIKAVEDVKTKLEQQVVLNVDNIIQYSRRKYKHRCGGIGGLADTNNFILQDISDTDHVGPDTTAKSMTISTDIRIENGGDGSSGPCASSAEDQSETLHDHRMLLPTGVFVRNSPPSDFANSPVTSLQVIVNAESQAAVCSLNEERGKDTFENLCHDSQVPQAHEVMGSDGSIEEKVLNFENFDDSPKAEKGICRATENETLTDKQSIDDIVVARKNDFLVAENDLEGPCNIPSDGNDMVEEDSARAYSSEFLRDDLTPRWDKKQEQSFVDQLVLDSLVLKPSCSGEPQDIQEDGDNKNDGVSRFTELVNESVSALAEEVQTPCNTHDTVESCSDGDNSRSLLEKRETDGSNSTMDHSRSNAKTGNKRKREIDLQTEDQSLLVGGFIKSPCEGLRSRTRNDANHKKDKKKRVDATFTIKKLRKTSNDSVSRKDKKEIQKGRHRCDLDGCAMSFQTKAELLLHKGNRCPVEGCRKKFNSHKYAMQHQRVHDDDRPLKCPWNGCTMSFKWAWARTEHLRVHTGERPYVCKVKGCGLTFRFVSDFSRHRRKTGHYVNTTS is encoded by the exons ATGAAGAATGTGGAAATACCAAAATGGCTTGAAGGGTTGCCACTGGCGCCTGAATTTCGGCCTACTGACACGGAATTTGCTGACCCGATTGCTTATATATCCAAAATAGAGAAAGAGGCCAGTGCTTTTGGTATATGTAAAGTAATTCCGCCTTTTCCTAAGCCTTCGAGGAAATATGTACTTCATAACTTGAATAAGTCACTTTCCAAGAGTCCGGAGTTGGGTCCGGATGAGAATCTTGTTGCATCATCGAAAATAGATATTCCCGAGGATGAAAGCCGTGATAGTAGTGTGGATGGTGGGGAGTGTAGGGCAGTTTTTACTACTAGGCAACAAGAATTGGGATGTGACAAGGGGAAAAGGGTTAAGGCAATGGTTGGAGATCAGTTACCAACATATCAAAAGCAAGTTTGGCAGAGTGGAGAGGTGTATACACTAGAGCAGTTTGAAGCAAAGTCAAAGCATTTTGCTAAGAGTCAGTTGGGTAGTGTAAAGGAGGTGAATCCTTTAGTTGTAGAAGCAATGTTTTGGAAAACAGCTTCTGAGAAGCCCATTTATGTTGAGTATGCAAATGATGTGCCTGGATCAGGGTTCGCTGAGCCAGAGGGGTTGTTGCATTATTTCCACAGGGGTAGGAGGCGGAGAAGGAAGAGGAATTCATTCGACCGAAATAATTTAGGAAGCTCTGATAGCAATAATAATGAATTAGGTAtgtcaaaaaatattaattctgGTAAAGATTCAGGTAGCAATAACACTCCTAATGTATGTAAGGAGACAACAAATTCTTTACAGCCTGTACAACCCCATCAAACCGCTGCCTTTTCTGTGAATAAGGATTTAGACAGTAGTAGTGAGATGCAAGGTACAGCTGGTTGGAAGCTTTCAAACAGTCCTTGGAATTTGCAAGTAATAGCAAGGTCTCCAGGATCATTGACACGCTTTATGCCTGATGATATTCCTGGTGTTACTTCTCCCATGGTTTATGTTGGAATGTTGTTCAGCTGGTTTGCTTGGCATGTGGAAGATCACGACCTTCATAGTTTGAATTTCCTCCACATGGGTTCTCCAAAGACTTGGTATGCTGTACCGGGAGATTATGCCTTTAATTTTGAAGAAGTCATCAGGCTTCATGCCTATGGAGGAAATATAGACCGATTGA CTGCCCTATCTCTCCTGGGCGAGAAGACCACGATTTTGTCTCCTGAAGTTATTGTTGCATCAGGCATACCATGTTGCAG GTTGGTACAGAACCCTGGTGAATTTGTTGTGACTTTCCCAAGGGCTTACCACATTGGATACAGCCATG gttTCAACTGCGGAGAAGCAGCTAACTTTGGCACACCGAAGTGGCTTACGGTAGCTAAGGAAGCTGCTGTCCGGAGAGCTGCCATGAATTACCTTCCCATGCTTTCTCATCAACAATTGCTTTACCTGTTGACCATGTCTTTTATTTCAAG AATACCAAGAGCATTACTGCCAGGCGCACGTAGCTCACGGCTGAGAGATCGTCATCGAGAAGAAAGGGAATTGTTAGTAAAGAAAGCATTTGTTGCAGATATCTTGGCTGAAAACAATCTACTAACTCTTCTCCTTCAGAGAAATTCCTCTTACCATGCAGTATTATGGGATGCAGAACTACTGCCATCTTCAAGTAAAGAATCTCAGTTCTGCAGAGATGTAAACGATCGAACATCTGCATCAACAGAAAAACATTTTCCTGTGAATGAAGATAATCTTGATTTCGTTACCCAGTTGAGCAATTGTATCAATGCAGTTGGTTTTGATCTTAATGATGGCGACCTGGCATATGATTTTCAAATCGATTCTGGAGCTTTACCTTGTGTAGCTTGTGGCATTCTAGGTTTTCCATTCATGGCTGTTATACAGCCATCCAAGGAAGCATGTAAAAAACTTTTGCTTGAAGGTATGCTTGTTACTCCAGGTGTGGAGGTCCTCAAATCTTTGGAATGCGCTTTCCTTTCTGACCATGGTCAAATGGACAAGGAGTGTACTGAAG GTACAACAGACAAGGCTAACTCAAATCATATGAATGTAAGCCATGTGAATGAAGCAGTATCAATGGCTGAATCAAGTCAATTCATATGTTCATACATGGAACAATCTCTGGGCCCAGAACGCTCTTCAGCTTTGGAGAGTGAAGCTGTTTCAACTGTTGAAATTACGGAGAGATGGAACGTTTCAAATGCATTTTCTAAGCCACGGTTATTCTGCCTAGAGCATGCAATGGAAATCGAAGAATTGTTGTGCTCGGAAGGTGGAGCAAATGTTCTTGTGATTTGTCATTCAG atTTCGAGAAGATAAAAGCCCATGCTGCCGTCATTGCTGAGGAAATCACAAGTCCTTTCCAGTGCAATGAGGTTCCTCTAGGCACTGCATCTGAGGAAGATTTGAACTTGATTGCTGCTGCAATTGACAGTGAGGAACATGTTGACCGTGCAGGAGACTGGACCTTCCAGTTGAACATCAATTTACGAAACTGTGTAAAAGTCAAAAAGAGTTCTTCATCGAAAAAAGTGCAGCATTTATTGACTTTGGGAGGATTGTCTTGTGATGTAACTCCCATGTCAATTAAACCCTGCCTCAATTGGCCATCCAGAAAGATTCGCTCGAGGCGCCAAGTAAAACATATATTGCCAAGGAAACTATCTAGTTGCATTAAGGCTGTGGAGGATGTGAAAACAAAGTTGGAGCAACAAGTGGTCTTGAACGTGGATAATATCATTCAGTATTCGAGGCGAAAATATAAACATCGCTGTGGAGGAATTGGAGGGTTGGCTGACACAAATAACTTCATCTTGCAAGATATTTCCGATACTGATCATGTAGGTCCAGATACGACAGCTAAAAGCATGACCATAAGTACTGATATCAGAATTGAAAATGGTGGGGACGGTTCATCTGGGCCCTGTGCTTCATCTGCAGAGGACCAATCAGAAACACTTCATGACCATCGTATGCTTTTGCCAACAGGAGTCTTTGTTCGGAATTCTCCTCCATCTGACTTTGCAAATTCACCTGTTACATCCCTACAAGTGATTGTGAATGCAGAGTCACAAGCTGCCGTTTGTTCTTTAAATGAAGAGAGAGGGAAGGACACATTTGAAAATTTATGCCATGATTCCCAGGTGCCCCAGGCGCATGAAGTCATGGGATCTGATGGCAGCATAGAGGAAAAGGTGTTGAATTTTGAGAATTTCGATGATTCACCAAAAGCTGAAAAGGGGATTTGTCGCGCTACTGAAAATGAAACTTTGACAGACAAACAATCAATCGATGATATTGTTGTAGCAAGAAAAAATGACTTCCTGGTCGCAGAAAATGATCTTGAGGGCCCTTGCAACATTCCATCTGATGGAAATGATATGGTGGAAGAGGATTCTGCACGTGCTTACTCCTCCGAGTTTTTAAGGGATGACCTTACTCCGAGATGGGACAAAAAGCAGGAGCAGTCCTTTGTCGATCAACTTGTTTTAGACAGTCTAGTGTTAAAACCCTCTTGTTCCGGAGAACCACAGGACATTCAAGAAGATGGAGATAATAAAAACGATGGTGTTTCTAGATTTACTGAACTTGTAAATGAATCAGTATCTGCTCTGGCTGAAGAAGTTCAGACCCCATGTAACACGCATGACACTGTAGAATCTTGTAGTGATGGTGACAACAGCAGATCATTGCTGGAGAAAAGAGAGACGGATGGTTCAAACTCCACGATGGATCATTCGAGATCAAACGCCAAAACTGGAAACAAACGGAAAAGAGAGATTGACCTGCAAACAGAAGATCAATCCCTACTTGTTGGAGGCTTTATTAAAAGCCCCTGTGAAGGTTTGAGGTCTAGGACTAGAAATGACGCGAATCACAAGAAGGACAAGAAAAAACGTGTTGATGCAACATTCACCATAAAGAAGCTGAGAAAGACATCTAATGATTCAGTTTCCCGCAAGGATAAGAAAGAAATCCAGAAGGGACGTCACAGATGCGACTTAGATGGCTGCGCTATGAGTTTCCAGACAAAGGCAGAGCTCCTCCTGCACAAAGGAAACCGATGCCCAGTCGAAGGATGCCGGAAGAAGTTCAACTCCCACAAATATGCAATGCAGCATCAACGTGTTCATGATGATGACCGGCCTCTTAAATGTCCATGGAATGGTTGTACCATGTCATTCAAATGGGCTTGGGCAAGAACAGAACATTTACGGGTGCATACCGGGGAAAGACCTTATGTGTGCAAAGTTAAGGGATGCGGCCTTACTTTCAGATTCGTATCGGATTTCAGTCGACACAGGCGGAAAACAGGGCATTATGTTAACACAACCAGCTGA
- the LOC140863258 gene encoding GCN5-related N-acetyltransferase 8-like: MAAAAAPPPPPSAAAITLPGSTPSGHTLFTRIRLATNEDVPHIHKLIHQMAVFERLTHLFSATTDSLSATIFPPNPPPPFASFTVFLLELSPSPFPPAQNNPHFTPLLKCLNLDLPVEDPEKEGFRSSAVDVIFNDVTVGGFVLFFPNYSSFLAKPGFYIEDIFVRECYRRKGLGKMLLSAVAAQAAKMGYGRVEWAVLDWNVNAITFYEQMGAQVLPEWRICRLTGEILQAYAHMNL; the protein is encoded by the coding sequence ATGGCAGCCGCTGCAGCTCCACCTCCTCCGCCGTCCGCCGCCGCCATCACATTACCGGGATCCACTCCATCTGGTCATACACTTTTCACGCGCATCCGCCTCGCTACAAATGAAGACGTGCCCCATATCCACAAGCTCATCCACCAAATGGCCGTCTTCGAGCGCCTCACCCACCTCTTCTCCGCCACCACCGACTCCCTCTCGGCCACCATCTTCCCCCCAAACCCTCCTCCGCCATTCGCCTCCTTCACCGTCTTCCTCCTGGAACTCTCCCCTTCCCCGTTCCCACCAGCCCAGAACAACCCCCATTTCACCCCTCTCCTCAAATGCCTCAACCTGGACCTCCCAGTCGAAGACCCAGAGAAGGAGGGTTTCAGAAGCAGTGCTGTTGATGTGATTTTCAATGACGTCACCGTTGGTGGGTTCGTGTTGTTCTTCCCCAATTACTCCTCTTTTTTGGCGAAACCCGGCTTCTATATCGAGGACATCTTTGTGAGGGAATGTTACAGGAGGAAAGGATTGGGCAAGATGCTGCTTTCTGCGGTGGCTGCGCAGGCGGCGAAGATGGGTTACGGGAGGGTGGAGTGGGCGGTGCTGGATTGGAATGTGAACGCCATTACCTTTTACGAGCAGATGGGCGCACAGGTTTTGCCGGAGTGGAGGATCTGTAGGCTCACCGGTGAGATCCTTCAGGCTTATGCTCATATGAACCTTTAA